A stretch of Mya arenaria isolate MELC-2E11 chromosome 14, ASM2691426v1 DNA encodes these proteins:
- the LOC128216586 gene encoding uncharacterized protein LOC128216586: MGFTLAKSPEDNGITDKDLKAVLEGEVEINHKFSSVGSERTGFHNRQENKPHCVIIVVSAEALQLHDDSVLTRKMRNLHSLIPSDVSRIVVITCCDKISESVHQNVTEIYTSKKIYSIVQKATKTFGTPENMVFPIVNYYKELSLNPEKNVPILYALLFALNFAADRQELRTQT, encoded by the exons ATGGGATTTACTCTGGCAAAGTCGCCAGAGGACAACGGCATAACAGACAAAGACCTGAAAGCTGTTTTGGAAGGAGAAGTAGAAATTAACcacaaa TTTAGTTCAGTTGGGAGTGAACGAACAGGGTTTCAcaatagacaagaaaataaacCACATTGTGTTATCATTGTTGTTAGTGCTGAGGCACTGCAGCTTCACGATGACAGTGTTTTGACGAGAAAAATGAGGAACTTGCATAGTTTAATTCCAAGCG ATGTTTCGAGAATTGTGGTGATCACCTGTTGCGACAAAATAAGCGAGTCCGTTCACCAAAACGTCACTGAAATTTACACAAGCAAAAAAATTTATTCCATAGTCCAAAAGGCGACGAAGACTTTTGGAACACCAGAAAACATGGTTTTCCCTATTGTTAACTATTATAAAGAACTTAGTTTAAACCCAGAGAAAAACGTTCCAATTTTGTATGCGTTGTTGTTTGCACTTAATTTTGCAGCGGATCGGCAAGAATTAAGAACTCAAACATGA